Proteins encoded in a region of the Paenibacillus pedocola genome:
- a CDS encoding extracellular solute-binding protein: protein MKGKGLKISALAILAMSMLAGCGSGNSANNNTNTPAETAAANSGNAQASAPAESNGPSWQKDTSPFTFTQYFYGNWASNYLWKDQFAMKLATEKTGVTIDRKLATGSDDDYLNTMIASGDLPDTIMLDWNNPAVTKLIKNGMVYSMDELMEKYAPDFKAQLDPDMVKYHSIDGKLWYLPNLYETADRLTSGVPITPIRPWFIRSDIYAAIGSPAIQTPDDLVSALKLAKEKFPDVSPVGVEFFDVAKNGFHGSNSMDYLIYSFSPHLLEEQVKDDQQIVQYPMRNKGFIDAFRFLNKLSLEGLFDPQLLIYKQEQYEEKLYGAQYAVASQYMNNMYTQYNPKIESTLGKEQAYTILDGLKVNGQDPRYPASRLMGWQGLFITKNAKNPERIIQFAEYAWSDEGQMDMRYGTEGETYDMVDGLPKYKQDILDMSVKDNATFNSKYGFNDSTLLFRAGKLWDDASARDLKESQPVQYEAMKMLEKYNFDNYSLGMENLEPDGATAEGTINAKVKDLWNKTIPKLILSKSDAEFDSAYNEFVKQMDQVGAEKVEKVMYQRHLEDLKKKGL from the coding sequence ATGAAAGGGAAAGGCTTAAAGATAAGCGCGCTTGCCATTCTGGCTATGAGTATGCTCGCAGGCTGCGGTTCCGGCAACAGCGCGAATAACAACACGAATACACCAGCGGAAACCGCTGCGGCGAACAGCGGCAATGCGCAGGCGTCTGCACCGGCAGAGAGTAACGGCCCATCGTGGCAGAAGGATACATCCCCGTTCACATTCACCCAATATTTCTATGGCAACTGGGCATCCAATTATCTGTGGAAAGACCAATTTGCCATGAAGCTTGCTACCGAAAAAACGGGCGTTACCATTGACCGCAAGCTTGCAACCGGCAGCGATGATGACTACCTGAACACGATGATTGCTTCGGGAGATCTTCCCGATACCATCATGCTGGACTGGAACAATCCGGCCGTGACGAAGCTGATCAAGAATGGCATGGTCTATTCCATGGATGAGCTGATGGAGAAATATGCGCCTGACTTCAAAGCTCAGCTGGACCCGGATATGGTTAAATACCATTCCATCGACGGCAAGCTCTGGTATCTGCCGAACCTGTACGAAACCGCAGACCGACTGACCAGCGGCGTACCGATCACGCCAATCCGGCCTTGGTTTATCCGCTCCGATATTTATGCGGCGATCGGCAGCCCGGCCATTCAAACACCGGATGATCTAGTGAGTGCGCTTAAGCTGGCCAAAGAGAAATTCCCGGATGTCAGTCCGGTGGGCGTGGAATTTTTCGATGTGGCGAAGAATGGCTTCCACGGCAGCAACTCTATGGACTATTTGATCTATTCCTTCTCCCCGCATCTGCTTGAAGAGCAAGTGAAGGACGACCAGCAAATCGTGCAGTACCCGATGCGCAACAAAGGGTTCATCGACGCCTTCCGTTTCCTGAACAAGCTGAGCCTTGAAGGCCTGTTCGATCCGCAGCTGCTGATTTACAAGCAGGAGCAATACGAAGAAAAGCTGTACGGCGCGCAATATGCAGTCGCTTCCCAGTACATGAACAACATGTATACCCAATATAATCCGAAGATCGAAAGCACACTCGGCAAGGAACAAGCGTACACAATTCTGGACGGCCTGAAGGTTAACGGCCAAGACCCTCGTTATCCGGCATCCCGCCTGATGGGCTGGCAAGGTCTGTTCATCACCAAAAATGCCAAAAATCCGGAACGCATCATCCAGTTCGCCGAATACGCCTGGTCGGATGAAGGGCAAATGGATATGAGATACGGTACCGAAGGTGAAACCTATGATATGGTTGACGGTCTTCCAAAGTACAAACAGGATATTCTGGACATGTCGGTAAAAGACAACGCCACCTTCAATTCCAAATATGGCTTCAACGACTCCACACTGCTCTTCAGAGCCGGCAAGCTGTGGGATGACGCTTCTGCCCGTGATTTGAAGGAAAGCCAGCCGGTACAATATGAAGCGATGAAGATGCTGGAGAAATATAACTTCGACAACTATTCACTCGGCATGGAGAATCTTGAGCCCGACGGTGCAACCGCCGAAGGCACTATCAATGCGAAGGTTAAGGATCTGTGGAACAAAACAATTCCGAAGCTGATCCTGTCCAAATCTGATGCAGAGTTCGATTCTGCCTACAATGAATTCGTGAAGCAAATGGATCAGGTCGGCGCGGAAAAAGTAGAAAAAGTGATGTACCAGCGCCATCTGGAGGACCTCAAGAAAAAAGGGTTGTAA
- a CDS encoding carbohydrate ABC transporter permease has product MLTHSRSLGSRAFDVFNIIVMLALCLITLYPFYNILITSFNDPADAARGGITFWPRVFSIDNYRIVFQDENMLRAFIVTLARTILGTATAVLFTGAFAYGISKTELVGRRVFLIMAIVTMYFSGGIIPYYLVVAKYLHLKGHFLVYIIPNLFNVFNAIIMLTFFKALPKEIEESAKIDGANDLRIFFQLVLPVSKPVLATIALYNAVFHWNSWYDAMLFGGDKLLTLQQILMQIISSNSNVSQLASQLGYGAVSAASLKLATMVITTLPIVFTYPFVQKYFVQGVMIGSVKG; this is encoded by the coding sequence ATGCTAACCCATTCACGAAGCTTAGGCAGCAGAGCCTTCGATGTGTTCAACATCATTGTGATGCTCGCCCTGTGCCTGATCACCCTATATCCGTTTTATAACATCCTGATTACGTCATTCAATGATCCTGCGGATGCGGCGCGGGGCGGCATTACCTTCTGGCCGCGGGTATTCTCCATCGACAACTACCGGATTGTGTTTCAGGACGAGAACATGCTGCGTGCCTTCATTGTTACGCTGGCCCGGACCATTCTCGGCACGGCGACCGCCGTGTTGTTCACCGGCGCCTTCGCTTACGGAATTTCGAAGACGGAGCTGGTCGGCCGGCGGGTTTTCCTGATCATGGCAATTGTTACCATGTATTTCAGCGGCGGAATTATTCCCTACTATTTAGTAGTGGCGAAATACCTTCATCTGAAAGGTCATTTCCTTGTCTATATTATCCCTAATCTGTTTAATGTGTTTAACGCAATCATTATGCTTACCTTCTTCAAGGCTTTGCCGAAAGAAATCGAGGAGTCGGCCAAAATTGATGGGGCCAATGATCTGCGGATCTTTTTCCAGCTGGTGCTCCCGGTATCCAAGCCGGTGCTGGCGACGATTGCGCTGTACAACGCCGTGTTCCACTGGAATTCCTGGTACGATGCGATGCTGTTCGGCGGAGACAAGCTGCTGACACTGCAGCAGATTCTAATGCAGATTATCAGCTCCAACAGCAATGTCAGCCAGCTGGCCAGCCAGCTTGGCTACGGAGCCGTCTCGGCAGCCTCGCTGAAACTGGCGACGATGGTAATTACGACGCTTCCGATCGTATTTACGTATCCTTTCGTCCAGAAGTATTTTGTCCAAGGAGTCATGATTGGCTCGGTGAAAGGGTAA
- a CDS encoding ABC transporter permease, with protein sequence MSSIPAKHRLRNRIWQQRYLLILTLPVVLWMIVFNYIPMYGLIIAFQEYTPFQGFIHSPWLGFGNFRELFADPTFRDSLYNTFKISIAKLVFGFPAPIILALLLNELVFKRFKRIVQSLTYLPYFVSWVLVVGFMYTLLDPDTGVISKLLVNLGIIGSDTMLMGDSHSFLVLVVFTEIWKNIGWNSIIYLAAIAGIDPQLYEAAVVDGANRFRRVWHITLPALKPTIIILLILSIGGLVNSNFDQMFMMQNSLTQDAANVLSVYSYKMGLVAGRFSYGTAIGLFQSIVAFVLMYIANFTSNKITKESLF encoded by the coding sequence ATGAGCAGCATACCCGCCAAGCACAGGCTGAGAAACCGGATCTGGCAGCAGCGCTATTTGTTGATTTTGACATTGCCTGTCGTTTTATGGATGATTGTGTTCAATTACATTCCGATGTACGGCCTGATCATCGCCTTTCAGGAATACACGCCGTTCCAGGGCTTTATTCACAGCCCATGGCTCGGGTTCGGCAATTTCCGTGAGCTTTTCGCCGACCCGACTTTCAGAGACTCTCTTTACAACACATTTAAGATTAGCATCGCTAAACTGGTGTTTGGCTTTCCGGCCCCGATTATTCTAGCCTTGCTGTTAAATGAACTCGTCTTCAAGCGCTTCAAGCGTATTGTCCAGTCACTCACCTATCTCCCTTACTTTGTCTCATGGGTGCTCGTTGTAGGCTTTATGTATACGCTGCTTGATCCGGATACCGGCGTAATCAGCAAGCTGCTGGTCAATCTCGGTATTATTGGAAGCGATACCATGCTGATGGGGGATTCACATTCCTTCCTGGTGCTCGTGGTATTTACGGAAATCTGGAAAAATATCGGCTGGAACTCCATCATCTATCTGGCAGCCATCGCCGGCATTGATCCGCAGCTTTATGAAGCGGCTGTAGTGGACGGAGCGAACCGTTTCCGGCGGGTCTGGCATATTACTTTGCCTGCGCTCAAGCCGACCATTATTATTTTGCTCATCCTGTCCATCGGCGGGCTGGTCAACTCCAACTTCGACCAAATGTTCATGATGCAGAATTCCCTGACACAGGATGCGGCTAATGTACTGTCTGTCTATTCCTACAAAATGGGGCTGGTCGCCGGACGCTTCTCATACGGAACCGCCATTGGACTATTCCAGTCCATTGTCGCCTTTGTCCTAATGTACATCGCCAACTTCACATCAAACAAAATCACCAAAGAAAGCCTGTTCTAG
- a CDS encoding response regulator, with protein MFTMLIVEDERWEREGLVEFLDWPALGVGTVETAFDGIDGLEKALLLQPDIIVTDIQMPGMNGLDMAKQIRDKLPQVHIVILTGYDDFEYAREAIRFHAAEYLLKPVEEQEMLAVMTRVVARCQEERLLRLEEAHKLDLLEAGHLAFLRHALGDLLSGRTEGLGVAAELELYLTRYGEQTPEAYALVAVRTPADIGNERLERRAEEALGLPVLAVALPEGGNAGFALLYALDAGEEKRQQELAHLLWSGLAGEEGTDPQALGNSADGGWILVCGYSAQLLEQLPEACVQAARSLRHAVWNGLSGIVAAEEEEAARMRFALDPEGLSRGFKELEKRIRSALGNGRLQEAGAVTEEVFDLIAAYPGAGRPYVGGLLSGLIDHLQALAAPGHPGQPDKAPGSLEELLACESREQMKKQMLSRLQDIASRLQEKREHKDEYVAHRVIRLVEERYGNPELSLAYLAAEVFVSPNHLGMLFKKNTGRTPIEYIQDYRLSRAEDLLRTTKLRVSVIAEKVGIPNTSYFGTLFKQAYGMSPGEYQIVSQR; from the coding sequence ATGTTTACAATGCTGATTGTTGAGGATGAACGCTGGGAGCGCGAAGGGCTGGTAGAATTTCTGGACTGGCCCGCACTTGGAGTAGGGACCGTAGAGACTGCCTTTGACGGTATCGACGGCCTGGAAAAAGCGCTTCTGCTGCAGCCTGATATCATCGTTACGGACATCCAGATGCCGGGAATGAACGGTCTGGATATGGCGAAGCAGATCCGGGACAAGCTGCCGCAGGTGCATATCGTCATTTTGACCGGCTATGACGACTTCGAATACGCCCGTGAGGCGATTCGCTTTCATGCGGCGGAATATCTGCTCAAGCCCGTTGAAGAGCAGGAAATGCTCGCTGTGATGACACGGGTAGTCGCCAGATGTCAGGAGGAACGGCTGCTGCGGCTTGAAGAAGCGCATAAGCTGGACCTGCTGGAAGCCGGACATTTGGCGTTTCTCCGCCATGCACTGGGCGATCTGCTGTCAGGCCGGACAGAGGGGCTTGGGGTGGCAGCAGAACTGGAGCTCTACCTTACCCGGTATGGGGAGCAGACACCCGAAGCCTATGCGCTTGTAGCGGTGCGCACTCCGGCTGATATAGGGAATGAACGGCTGGAACGCCGGGCGGAAGAAGCGCTGGGCTTACCGGTACTGGCAGTGGCACTTCCAGAAGGCGGGAATGCCGGCTTCGCGCTGCTGTACGCGCTGGATGCGGGGGAAGAGAAGCGGCAGCAGGAGCTGGCGCATTTGCTGTGGAGCGGGCTGGCCGGGGAGGAGGGGACAGACCCGCAAGCACTGGGGAACAGCGCGGACGGAGGCTGGATTTTGGTATGCGGGTATTCCGCGCAGCTGCTGGAGCAATTGCCCGAAGCCTGTGTACAGGCCGCCCGCTCGCTAAGACATGCGGTATGGAACGGCCTGTCTGGTATTGTCGCTGCCGAAGAAGAGGAAGCAGCGCGTATGAGATTCGCACTGGATCCGGAAGGGCTGAGCCGCGGATTCAAGGAGCTGGAGAAGCGTATACGCTCCGCTCTGGGAAACGGCCGGTTACAGGAGGCTGGGGCGGTAACCGAGGAAGTGTTTGACCTGATCGCCGCGTATCCCGGAGCCGGACGGCCCTATGTCGGGGGACTGCTGAGCGGGCTGATCGATCATCTGCAGGCGCTGGCCGCTCCGGGTCATCCGGGCCAGCCGGATAAAGCGCCGGGCAGCCTGGAAGAGCTGCTGGCCTGCGAGAGCCGGGAACAGATGAAGAAGCAGATGCTGTCCCGGCTTCAGGACATTGCTTCCAGGCTTCAGGAGAAGCGGGAGCACAAAGACGAGTATGTGGCCCACCGCGTCATCCGGCTGGTGGAAGAGCGTTATGGCAACCCTGAGCTCAGCCTGGCCTATCTAGCGGCAGAGGTATTCGTCTCCCCGAATCATCTCGGCATGCTCTTTAAGAAGAATACGGGCCGGACCCCGATTGAATATATCCAGGATTACCGGCTGTCGCGGGCCGAGGATCTGCTGCGGACGACGAAGCTGCGGGTTTCCGTGATCGCCGAGAAGGTCGGCATCCCCAATACCTCCTATTTCGGGACCCTGTTTAAGCAGGCCTACGGCATGTCGCCGGGAGAATATCAGATCGTTTCACAGCGCTAA
- a CDS encoding sensor histidine kinase, producing MVRFVRFYQHWSVTSKFVIIFVSILFVSLLLTGYTLYRQAAESAIEQAQTIMEQNLLQTKSSIEEKVKMTENISQIIAFDSRIQTLLDSDFINESFQLQDYRDNVAPTIDNIMRQNPYIHSIHVYMTNPQIPELYGGYDGFFSIRRIAEDDNYRSLLNDNSTKSEWRSMHKEKLLLERPDVSPVADVLSFNRKIYSFHDFGIAGMVEIEITESELFKSMRDAVSGTIGNVYIVDGGGRIVSDNIAEAYGANAEQMGLGAWTSGGSINRLADVSGARSIVISIPLAGPELRIIGVFPVSHVVDKVQDSLYTTLIVLAAALLLLSLLVYFVTVKLLSRMKLLLKAMKQVREDSLSVSVPVTGNDEFSQMTHSFNHMTRRIHDLVERVYKSELLEREAEVKALEAQINPHFLYNTLATISWAARKANAPDVTRISDSLAKFYRLVLNKGSSETLVAGELEMVKAYLVIQKFRFEERFDAVFEIEDAVLEFVTLKNILQPLVENALVHGIEPKRSHGTIIIKAGVEDGWVVLRIIDDGVGMARQRLADVREERPLESAGSGYALANITSRLRSHYGEEYRLELFSRPGIGTVITISFKARRLI from the coding sequence ATGGTGCGATTTGTACGTTTTTATCAGCATTGGAGCGTGACCTCGAAATTTGTCATTATTTTTGTTTCCATATTGTTTGTGTCGCTGCTGCTGACCGGCTATACCCTCTACCGGCAGGCGGCGGAATCGGCGATTGAGCAGGCTCAGACCATCATGGAGCAGAACCTGCTGCAGACCAAGAGCAGCATTGAGGAGAAGGTCAAGATGACGGAGAATATTTCGCAGATCATCGCCTTTGACTCACGGATCCAGACGCTGCTTGACAGCGATTTTATCAATGAGAGCTTTCAATTGCAGGATTACCGCGACAATGTCGCGCCGACCATTGACAATATTATGAGGCAGAATCCTTACATCCACTCCATCCATGTTTATATGACCAATCCGCAAATTCCCGAGCTGTACGGAGGGTATGACGGGTTTTTCAGTATCCGCCGGATCGCAGAAGATGACAATTACCGCTCCCTGCTGAACGATAACAGCACCAAATCCGAATGGCGGAGTATGCACAAGGAGAAGCTGCTGCTTGAGCGCCCGGATGTATCGCCGGTGGCGGATGTACTTTCATTTAACCGGAAAATCTATTCGTTCCATGATTTCGGCATCGCCGGGATGGTGGAAATTGAAATTACGGAGAGCGAGCTGTTTAAGTCGATGCGGGATGCCGTCTCAGGCACTATTGGTAACGTATACATCGTGGACGGTGGCGGGCGGATCGTCTCGGATAATATCGCCGAAGCGTACGGCGCCAACGCTGAACAGATGGGTCTGGGCGCATGGACCTCAGGCGGATCCATCAACCGGCTTGCTGACGTGAGCGGGGCCCGGTCGATTGTCATCTCCATTCCGCTTGCCGGGCCCGAGCTGCGGATTATCGGTGTGTTTCCGGTCAGCCATGTCGTGGATAAGGTACAGGATTCGCTGTATACCACCTTAATTGTGCTGGCTGCAGCGCTGCTGCTGCTGAGCCTTCTCGTTTATTTTGTTACGGTCAAGCTGCTGTCCCGGATGAAGCTGTTGCTGAAAGCCATGAAGCAGGTGCGTGAAGATTCGCTTAGCGTTTCGGTTCCCGTCACGGGCAATGATGAATTTTCACAGATGACCCACAGCTTCAATCATATGACCCGGCGGATTCACGATCTGGTCGAACGGGTGTACAAATCCGAGCTGCTGGAAAGAGAGGCGGAGGTAAAGGCACTCGAAGCGCAGATTAATCCGCACTTTTTGTACAACACGCTGGCGACGATCTCCTGGGCGGCACGCAAGGCGAACGCTCCGGATGTTACCCGGATTTCGGATTCGCTGGCTAAATTTTACCGGCTGGTGCTGAATAAGGGGAGCTCGGAGACGCTGGTCGCGGGTGAGCTGGAGATGGTCAAGGCCTATCTGGTGATTCAGAAATTCCGCTTCGAGGAGCGCTTTGATGCGGTATTCGAAATTGAGGACGCCGTCCTGGAGTTTGTCACGCTGAAAAATATTTTGCAGCCGCTGGTGGAAAATGCGCTCGTCCACGGCATCGAACCGAAACGCTCCCACGGTACCATCATCATTAAAGCGGGCGTGGAAGACGGCTGGGTCGTGCTGCGGATTATCGACGACGGTGTGGGCATGGCGCGGCAGCGGCTGGCTGATGTCAGGGAAGAACGTCCGCTAGAATCGGCCGGCAGCGGGTATGCGCTCGCGAATATTACGAGCCGGCTGCGCTCGCATTACGGGGAAGAATACCGGCTGGAGCTGTTCAGCAGGCCGGGAATCGGTACAGTCATTACCATCTCCTTCAAAGCCAGGAGGCTAATCTAA
- the pstA gene encoding phosphate ABC transporter permease PstA: MTGFTRTRYTARAQRRNKIATIGFYTLGALVMLLIFWLLFTILSKGLPALRPDFLIKQPEEIDPGGGIGPVLFNSFYILFISLLISIPIGVGAGIYMAEYAPDNRFTGALRICVESLSSVPSIVFGMLGLAIFAEYFNIGLTILGGGVSLALLNLPMLARVTEEAVRAVPGDIREAGYALGMTKFHVIRKVVLPVAMPAIVTGICLVAGRAFGESAVIILTAGLSTSGEMWDFNLFSPGETLAVHLWYVQSEAIVEDARQIADKSAAVLVFVVLLINFIFRFPLWLGNRRKGR; encoded by the coding sequence ATGACCGGTTTTACCCGTACACGTTATACTGCACGTGCGCAGCGGCGCAACAAAATTGCAACCATCGGCTTCTATACACTGGGAGCGCTGGTCATGCTGCTGATTTTCTGGCTGCTCTTTACCATTCTAAGCAAAGGTTTACCTGCGCTTAGACCCGATTTCCTGATTAAGCAGCCGGAGGAGATTGATCCCGGAGGCGGAATTGGCCCGGTACTGTTCAATTCCTTCTACATTCTGTTTATCTCCCTGCTGATTTCAATTCCGATCGGTGTAGGGGCCGGAATTTATATGGCAGAATACGCGCCGGACAACCGTTTTACCGGTGCACTGCGCATTTGTGTGGAGTCGCTGTCCTCCGTGCCTTCGATTGTATTCGGGATGCTGGGCCTGGCAATCTTCGCCGAATATTTCAATATCGGCCTGACCATTCTCGGTGGCGGCGTCTCCCTGGCGCTGCTTAACCTGCCGATGCTGGCCCGCGTAACGGAAGAAGCCGTGCGCGCGGTTCCCGGCGACATCCGCGAAGCCGGCTACGCACTGGGGATGACCAAATTCCACGTCATCCGCAAGGTGGTGCTGCCGGTGGCTATGCCTGCCATTGTCACAGGCATCTGTCTGGTGGCCGGACGCGCGTTCGGGGAGTCTGCGGTCATTATCCTGACCGCAGGCCTCAGTACCTCCGGCGAAATGTGGGACTTCAATCTGTTCTCGCCGGGTGAGACTCTGGCGGTGCATCTGTGGTATGTACAATCCGAGGCGATCGTCGAGGATGCGCGGCAAATTGCCGACAAGTCGGCGGCAGTGCTTGTCTTTGTAGTCCTGCTGATCAATTTCATTTTCAGGTTCCCGTTGTGGCTGGGAAACCGCCGCAAGGGGCGGTAA
- the pstC gene encoding phosphate ABC transporter permease subunit PstC produces MGAPVQSLASKTPKRAAQMQSSVNEKRHRRHLLGNKLSRFYFLFSILALCFVLGLVVVFIGKTALLLFAHVSPAEFFLSFNWTPEEDAFGAAAFIVNTLSLTALTLLIAVPVSVGMAVLCAEIAPKWLKSFIRPVLDLLVGIPSIVYGYLGLTVLLPFLRRVSGEGLGDGLLAAALVLALMVLPTICRISDDAIIAVPRKYRDAAYALGSTRLQVIMRVVLPAAKRGIISAIILGMTRAVGETMAVVMVIGNTPQLAKTLFTPSSVLTSNIVMQISNVEFDSSWNYALHMMAFLLLLISFVLIFVIRVLGRKRGDA; encoded by the coding sequence ATGGGGGCACCAGTCCAAAGCCTGGCATCAAAAACACCTAAGCGTGCAGCTCAAATGCAAAGCAGCGTAAATGAAAAGCGCCACCGCAGACATCTGCTCGGCAATAAATTATCCCGCTTTTATTTCTTATTCAGCATCCTTGCACTTTGTTTTGTGCTTGGACTAGTAGTTGTATTCATCGGAAAAACGGCGCTGCTCCTGTTCGCACACGTCTCTCCGGCAGAATTCTTCCTGTCCTTCAACTGGACACCGGAGGAGGATGCTTTTGGAGCTGCAGCCTTTATCGTAAATACATTGTCCCTGACCGCACTAACCCTGCTGATCGCGGTGCCGGTCTCGGTCGGGATGGCCGTGCTCTGCGCGGAGATCGCTCCGAAGTGGCTGAAGAGCTTTATCCGTCCGGTGCTTGATCTGCTCGTCGGCATACCTTCCATAGTATACGGCTATCTGGGCCTCACGGTATTGCTTCCATTTCTGCGCAGGGTCAGCGGGGAAGGACTTGGCGACGGGCTGCTGGCGGCTGCGCTAGTGCTTGCGCTAATGGTGCTGCCAACAATCTGCCGGATCAGCGATGACGCCATTATTGCCGTTCCGCGCAAATACCGTGACGCTGCCTACGCCCTGGGGTCTACCCGTCTGCAAGTGATTATGCGTGTAGTGCTGCCTGCGGCTAAACGGGGAATTATCTCGGCTATTATCCTCGGCATGACCCGTGCAGTCGGTGAGACGATGGCGGTTGTCATGGTTATCGGCAATACGCCGCAGCTGGCCAAAACCTTGTTCACACCGTCCTCGGTGCTGACCAGCAATATTGTCATGCAGATCTCCAATGTGGAGTTTGATTCCTCCTGGAATTACGCGCTGCATATGATGGCCTTCCTGCTGCTGCTGATTTCGTTTGTGCTGATTTTTGTAATCCGCGTGCTCGGCCGGAAACGGGGGGATGCATAA
- a CDS encoding phosphate ABC transporter substrate-binding protein: protein MKVFKKLTVTALTAVIAVTASFAGIAAAADSLKGKITVNGSTALLPLTLQAAKEFQKLHPKVKIAASGKGSVTGPQAVKKGIADIGACDWDASIDVPGFKAFEGQVANKVAVIPFATIVNKNVGVDNLTTEQLAGIFSGKITNWKDVGGSDANIVVITRSFGSGTRVNYQAKALGGGDIVKKEKNYKETGSSGDMKTAVATTPNSIGYIDLVYVTGSDIKAVKFNGVAATTDNVINGSYKIWAYGYYMTKGQPTGATKEFIEYVQSKKFQNGSLKKLKFIPIAAMKG, encoded by the coding sequence ATGAAGGTTTTCAAAAAATTAACGGTAACAGCACTGACAGCGGTCATCGCGGTAACAGCATCTTTTGCAGGGATTGCTGCAGCGGCTGACAGCCTCAAGGGTAAAATCACAGTCAACGGCTCCACAGCACTGCTTCCGCTCACGCTGCAGGCAGCCAAAGAATTCCAGAAGCTGCATCCAAAAGTGAAAATCGCCGCTTCCGGCAAAGGTTCGGTTACCGGACCACAGGCCGTGAAGAAAGGCATCGCCGATATCGGCGCCTGCGACTGGGATGCCAGCATTGACGTACCGGGCTTCAAAGCATTTGAAGGACAGGTAGCGAACAAAGTAGCGGTCATTCCTTTTGCCACTATCGTGAACAAAAATGTCGGTGTAGACAATCTGACTACCGAACAGCTGGCAGGCATTTTCTCCGGCAAAATCACCAACTGGAAGGATGTCGGCGGATCGGATGCCAACATCGTAGTGATTACCCGTTCATTCGGTTCCGGTACACGCGTTAACTACCAGGCTAAGGCACTGGGCGGCGGAGATATCGTGAAAAAAGAGAAAAATTATAAGGAAACCGGCTCCAGCGGTGACATGAAAACGGCGGTTGCAACTACACCTAACTCCATTGGCTACATCGACCTCGTCTATGTAACCGGCAGCGACATCAAGGCTGTTAAATTTAACGGTGTGGCCGCTACTACGGATAACGTAATCAACGGCTCGTACAAGATTTGGGCATACGGCTACTACATGACCAAAGGCCAGCCGACCGGCGCAACCAAAGAATTCATCGAATATGTACAGAGCAAGAAATTCCAGAACGGATCGCTTAAAAAGCTTAAGTTCATTCCGATTGCAGCAATGAAAGGCTAA